The Acidimicrobiales bacterium region TCTGGCTGCGCTGGACGAGGTGGATGCCTCCGGTGCCGACGCGGTGGTCATCGTCGGTCGACCTGGCCGGTTCTCGGCCGGCTTCGATCTATCGGTCATGAAGGCCGGTGGCAACGGACCTAAGGAGATGCTGGCCGCCGGCGTCGATGTGTTCCTCCGGATCTACCAGTTCCCCCGACCGGTCGTCGTGGCCTGCACCGGACATGCCATCGCGGCGGGTGCCATCATCCTGATGTCGTCGGACCTCCGGGTCGGTACGGCCGGCGAGTTCAAGATCGGCATGCCCGAATTGACCATCGGTATGCCGCTCCCCTTCTTCGCCACCGAGTTGATGCGGGATCGCCTGTCCAAGCGCCATGTGGCAAGGGCGACTCTGGGTCAGATGTACGACCCCGAGACGGCAATCGACGCGGGCTACCTGGATGAGGTGGTCAATGCCGAGGATCTCCTCGACACTGCGGTGGCCCACGCCCGGGTCGCCGGCGGAGTCGGCCGCGGTGCGATGAAGCGCACCCGCATTACCACCCGCGGCGTGATTGCCGATGCTGTCCGCTCCGGGTTGGCCGAGGACCTGTCGCACTTCGTAGTCGAGGGCTGAGGCCTCGAACCCGAACCCAGGGGTTACCCGATGATCGACGATTCCGGAGAGTACGAAGCACTGCTGCTCGTGGCCTTCGGGGGACCGGAGTCGATCGACGACGTGGATCCATTCCTGGCCCGGGTCACGGCTGGACGACCCATTCCCCCGGAACGACTGGCCCAGGTTGCCGACCGCTACCGCTCCGTCGGTGGCCGTTCGCCGCTAAACGCAAGGTTGCGAACCCTGCAGGCGAGGGTGGCGGAGCGACTGGTCGACCGTGGTGTCAACACGCCGGTCTTCTGGGGGAACCGCAACGCCGCTCCCCTGCTGGTCGACACCATCGCCGAGATGCGCGACGCCGGCGTGCGCCGGGCGGTGGCCTGGGTGGCGTCGCCCTACGCCTCCTACAGCACTTGCCGCCAGTACATCGAGAACATCGAGACGGCCCAGACCGCCGTGGGGGCCGACGCCCCGGTTGTCGACCGTATTGGTAGCCACCACGATCACCCGGGTCTGATCGAACCGGCAGCGGATCGACTCGCCGAGGCGCTCGACCGACTGCCTGCCGACCGTCGCGACCGGGCGCACCTCCTCTTTTCAGCCCACAGCATCCCGAGCACCATGGCCGCCAACTGCGACTACGTAGCCCAACTTCACGAGGTAGCCCGGCTGGTTGCCCAGCGGGTGGATCCAGCCGGTCGCTACAACCGCGAACTGGTTTGGCAGTCCCGAAGCGGTTCACCCCAGACCTCATGGCTGGAACCCGACGTGGGCGACCGGATCGATGCTCTGGCAGTGGCCGGTGTGGATGCCGTGGTGGTCTCGCCCATCGGTTTCCCAGTAGAGAACTTCGAGATCGTCTGGGACCTCGACGTGGAGGCCGCCGCCCGAGCTGAACGGGCCGGCGTGGCCTTCCAGCGGGCCGGCGCGATTGATGACGACCCGCGCTTCATAGACATGGTCGTCGACCTGTTTCTGGGACACGACCCGGCGTCGGTCCGGACCTGCCGAACCGACTGCTGTCTGCCGCCCCCTCACTGACCCTGCGCCGCTCCTCGACCGGAGACATCCCCGAACAGCCCGCCCGGAACGGGTATTTTCAGAGGTGATGAACCACGCCCGCATCGCCACGGAAGCCCTCCGTTTTCGTCTGGGAACGTTCTCCGCCCGGGTCGATTCACCACCCGGCCTCAACGCCGACGAAGCCGGTGCTCTGCTCGTGGCCTGCGGTGACCCCGGGGTGGACCATGCCCTCCGGATGGTTGGTGAAACCTGGTGTCAGGCCGGCCTCACACCGGATCACATCGACCACCCGTGGACGGCCGGTGAAGCCGCCCGGCTCCGCTCGGTCGGCGGGTCTGCACTCTTGGATGCCCTCGACGAGCTTGTCACCGGCGTCACCCGCTGCCGCGTCCGCGGCTGAACTGACCTCAGCCTCCTTCTGCCGCGGCCCACCGGGCCCGCGCCTGTACGGTCGCCAGCGGGCCACCAATCGCTGTCACACCCCTACGACAGACTGCCCGTCGACCAAACAGACCAGGATCACCGACCGCACCCATGGGCAAGCAGCAGAAGCTCATACCCGACGAGATGGACTACGCCCGCGAGATCGTCGATGTCTCCGTCGCGCAGGAGATGAAGGAGTCCTTCCTCGCCTACTCCTTGTCGGTTATCACGTCGCGGGCCATCCCCGACATTCGTGACGGGCTCAAGCCGGTGCAACGCCGAATCCTCTACTCCATGCTCCGCATGGGCATCCGGCCCGATACCCCGCACCGCAAAAGTGCCCGGGTGGTCGGCGACACCATGGGTCGATACCACCCGCACGGCGACTCGGCGATCTACGACGCCCTGGTTCGCATGGGCCAGTCATTCTCCCGGGGCATGACTCTGATCGACCCCCAGGGCAACTTCGGTTCGCTGGACGACCCGCCGGCCGCACCCCGCTACACCGAGTGCCGGCTCAGCGAAGCCGCCATGGCCATGGTCCGCGAGCTCGATGAGGACACGGTGGGCTTCCGACCGACCTACGACGGCGAGTCCACCGAACCCACCCACCTCCCCGCGCTGCTCCCCAACCTGTTGTTGAACGGCACCACCGGGATCGCCGTGGGAATGGCCACCAACATGCCCACCCACAACCTGGCCGAGATCCATGCCGCGGTCACTCTCGTCATGAAGCAGCGACGACCCAAGCCGACGGTCGACGAGTTGCTGGCCGTCCTCCCCGGTCCGGACTTCCCCAGTGGGGGCATCGTGGTCGACGACGGCATCCGCGACGCCTACGCCTCCGGCCGGGGTTCGATCCGGATCCGCGCCCGGGCCCACGTCGAGGAAGCCGGGAAGGGCCGCCAGGCCATCGTGGTCACCGAGTTGCCCTACTTGGTGGGCCCCGAGCGGGTAATCAGCAAGCTCAAGGAGTTAAACGAAGCCGGGAAGGTGGCGGGGATCGCCGATTTCAAGAACCTCTCGGACCGTCACACCGGGCTCCGACTCCAGGTCACGGTCAAGCCGGGGCACAACCCCCAAGCGGTGCTTGGCGAGCTGTACCGCCTGACTCCCATGGAAGAGTCCTTCGGCATCAACAACGTGGTGCTGGTCGATGGCGAACCCCGCACCGTCGGCCTGTACGACCTGTGCCGCCACTACATCGACCACCGGCTCGAGGTCGTCGTCCGCCGGACGGCCTACCGTCGGGATCGTGCCGAGGAGCGGCTTCACATCGTGGCCGGCCTGCTGGTGGCCCTCCAAGCCATCGACGAGGTGGTCACCATCATCCGTGGTTCGGAGGACACGGCGACAGCCCGCGACGCCCTCATGGAACGGTTCTCGCTCAGCCGCGTCCAGACCGACCACATCCTGGACATGCCGCTCAAACGGCTCACCGCCCTAGAGGTCCGTCGCCTGGAGGACGAACGGGCGGAGCTCGAGGCGGCCATTGCCGGGCACACCAAGCTCCTCGAGTCCGAAGCTCGCCAACGCACGCTGGTGCTTAACGAGTTGGGTGAGGCCGTCAAGCAGTTCGGTCGGGATCGCAGTACCGAGATCGTGAACCCTGATGACCTCCCGGTGTTCGATTCCATCGAGGTGGCCGATGATGTGGTCGACGAGCCCTGCGTGGTCACGCTCTCCACCTCCGGACAAATCGGGCGGCTGCCGGCGGAGGGGGCCAAGCGGGCCACGCCGGGCCGCCACGACGTGCTGGTCGCCCAGCTGCTGACCCGAACCACGTCCACGGTTACCGCGGTCACGTCCGAGGGTCGGGCCCTGCAGGTCCTGCCCGCCGAACTGGCCGACGGCGAGGGCCGGGCCCGGGGAGCCGGCGCCGCCCAAGCCTTCGGTACAAACCGAGGCGAGATCATCCACACCGTGGTGGCCGACGGTGACGAACACCTCGTGGTGGTCTCCGCCCAAGGCGCAGCCAAGCGCCTCACCATGGCCGAGGTTCGTGAAACCCGAGGCGGGAAGACGATCATGAAGCTCAAGGCCGGCGATCGAGTGGCCGCCGCGTTCACCGCTCCCGACGGTATCGACGTGGTCTTCGTGGCTTCCGACGGCCAGGTACTACGAACCGCAGTCGACGGCATCAGCGTCCAGGGGCGGGGTGCGAGCGGCGTCGCCGGGATGAAACTCCGCGATGGGGCCACCGTGGTCGCCGCGGCCGCCGCCCTCGGTGACGACACTCTGGTGACCGTCACCGACGACTCCTCAGTGAAGGCCACGCCGCTGTCCGAACTAGAGGCCAAGGGTCGTGGCGGTATTGGTGTCCGGGTCTCACGCCTAGCCGACGGCGCCTCACTCAGCACGGCCCACGTGGGGCCCACCATCGGCCTGCTGGCCATCATGACCAGCGACGACGACGCGAAGAAGCCCGACCCCACACCGGTACCGCTCATGTTGGAGGCCACGAAGCGTGACCTGGTGAGCGCTGCGTCGGAACGACAGATCCTGGCCATCGGGCCGCCGAGGTGGTGACAGTGGCCGCCGCGCAATCCAAGAGCAGGTCAAAGGGATCGGGCTACGACGCCGATGCCATCCAGACCCTCGAGGGGTTGGATGCCGTGCGAAAACGGCCCGGCATGTACATCGGCGGCACCGGCGGACCGGGACTCATGCACCTGGTCTGGGAGCTGCTCGACAACGCGGTCGACGAAGCTGCCGCCGGATTCGCCCGCAAGATCGATATCACCCTGCACCGCGACCACTCCGTGGAGGTAGCCGACGACGGCCGGGGCATCCCAATTGACCGCCACGCCAAGCGGAAGATCTCGGCGCTGGAGGTCGTCCTGACCGAGCTGCACGCCGGAGGCAAGTTCGGTGGTGGCGCCTACGGCGCATCGGGTGGCCTCCACGGTGTAG contains the following coding sequences:
- a CDS encoding DNA topoisomerase 4 subunit A, which translates into the protein MGKQQKLIPDEMDYAREIVDVSVAQEMKESFLAYSLSVITSRAIPDIRDGLKPVQRRILYSMLRMGIRPDTPHRKSARVVGDTMGRYHPHGDSAIYDALVRMGQSFSRGMTLIDPQGNFGSLDDPPAAPRYTECRLSEAAMAMVRELDEDTVGFRPTYDGESTEPTHLPALLPNLLLNGTTGIAVGMATNMPTHNLAEIHAAVTLVMKQRRPKPTVDELLAVLPGPDFPSGGIVVDDGIRDAYASGRGSIRIRARAHVEEAGKGRQAIVVTELPYLVGPERVISKLKELNEAGKVAGIADFKNLSDRHTGLRLQVTVKPGHNPQAVLGELYRLTPMEESFGINNVVLVDGEPRTVGLYDLCRHYIDHRLEVVVRRTAYRRDRAEERLHIVAGLLVALQAIDEVVTIIRGSEDTATARDALMERFSLSRVQTDHILDMPLKRLTALEVRRLEDERAELEAAIAGHTKLLESEARQRTLVLNELGEAVKQFGRDRSTEIVNPDDLPVFDSIEVADDVVDEPCVVTLSTSGQIGRLPAEGAKRATPGRHDVLVAQLLTRTTSTVTAVTSEGRALQVLPAELADGEGRARGAGAAQAFGTNRGEIIHTVVADGDEHLVVVSAQGAAKRLTMAEVRETRGGKTIMKLKAGDRVAAAFTAPDGIDVVFVASDGQVLRTAVDGISVQGRGASGVAGMKLRDGATVVAAAAALGDDTLVTVTDDSSVKATPLSELEAKGRGGIGVRVSRLADGASLSTAHVGPTIGLLAIMTSDDDAKKPDPTPVPLMLEATKRDLVSAASERQILAIGPPRW
- the hemH gene encoding ferrochelatase, whose protein sequence is MIDDSGEYEALLLVAFGGPESIDDVDPFLARVTAGRPIPPERLAQVADRYRSVGGRSPLNARLRTLQARVAERLVDRGVNTPVFWGNRNAAPLLVDTIAEMRDAGVRRAVAWVASPYASYSTCRQYIENIETAQTAVGADAPVVDRIGSHHDHPGLIEPAADRLAEALDRLPADRRDRAHLLFSAHSIPSTMAANCDYVAQLHEVARLVAQRVDPAGRYNRELVWQSRSGSPQTSWLEPDVGDRIDALAVAGVDAVVVSPIGFPVENFEIVWDLDVEAAARAERAGVAFQRAGAIDDDPRFIDMVVDLFLGHDPASVRTCRTDCCLPPPH
- a CDS encoding crotonase/enoyl-CoA hydratase family protein encodes the protein MSDETTPTPVTIQYTDGPTDAGVAVITMDDGKANALGHDLLGALLAALDEVDASGADAVVIVGRPGRFSAGFDLSVMKAGGNGPKEMLAAGVDVFLRIYQFPRPVVVACTGHAIAAGAIILMSSDLRVGTAGEFKIGMPELTIGMPLPFFATELMRDRLSKRHVARATLGQMYDPETAIDAGYLDEVVNAEDLLDTAVAHARVAGGVGRGAMKRTRITTRGVIADAVRSGLAEDLSHFVVEG